GCCCCGGAGCGGGCCCCACCCGCTGGAAGAGCCCGTTGCCCACGAACAGGAGCCACAACGGCCGCCGCTTCCCATCCAGTTCGGCCGCCAGTGGGTGTCGACCACGCAGTACTTCGAAGGCCGCGAGGACCCCGGCGGGCCAGCCGCCGATGCGGGGTGCCCAGCGCTCCCGGGTCCGCACGAGCTCCGGATAGACCCCCAGGCTGAACGCGTTGAGGAAGTAGCCGTCCGCCCCGCCCGGCCCCTCGGCACCGGGCCGGAACCGGCCCAGGTCCACCCGGACCGCTCCCCCCGAGGTGAGGGCGGCTGCCGTGTCGTGCACCGTTTCGATGCCCAGATCGTAGGCGAAGTGATTGAGCGTTCCGCCAGGAAAGACAGCGAGCGGCATCCCGTGCGTCGCCGCGACGGACGCCGCCAGATTTACCGTGCCGTCACCCCCGCAGACCCCCAGAGCCCGGCCCCGGCCCGCCGCCTCGGCCAGCGCCCCGGACAGCTCGCCGGGCGCGCACTCCACGACCTCGGCCAGCGGCAGCGCCTCGCGCACCAGCGAAGCGGTCGCGGTTGCGGTGCCGGACTCCTGGTTCACCACGACGACCAGGTCCTTGCCGGCGGGCAACTGCGGAGCAGCCGCCGGCGGACGGCCCGGTGCGGGCAGCTGACCCCGCGTGGGTACGACCCCGCGCAACGCGAACGCCGCCCCTATGCCCAGCGCCACACCGGCCAGCACATCGCCCGGATAGTGCACACCCGTGTAGACGCGGGAGGCGGCCACGGCCACCGCGACCGGTGCGACGACCGCGCCCCAGCCCTTCGACTCAAGGGCGACACCTGTGGCGAAGGCAGCCGCGGACGCCGCGTGCCCGGACGGGAACGACGTAGTGAACGGCTGCCGCTTGAGCTGCCGCACCACCGGAACCAGGTCCAGCATCGGCCGCTCCCGGCGCACCGCCCGCTTGCCGACGGTATTGATCGCGGCCGAGGCGACAGCCAGCGACGCGACCCCGCGCAACGCCGCCCGGCGCGCCCGCGCGCTGCTGCCCAGTGCCGCCATACCGGCCGCGGCACCGAACCAGAGAAGTCCGTGATCGGCGCTGCGGCTCAGTCGGGGCAGCACTTGATCGGCGACCGGCCAGCGCCGGCCGGCGACGCTGCGGAACAGGGCGAGGTCGCGGCTGTGCAGCAGGCCGCGCAACCGGGCGGGGACGGCAAGGGAGACGGAACAGGAGGCGGAGAAGGGAAGGGAGATGCTGCTGCTCGCAATGGACATGAGTCAGCGAATACCCGGCCCTGACCCGATGAAGCGGCAGACGCGCCGAGACGCGGGCGGTGCCGTCGTGACCGGGCTCACCCGGTGGGGCGGGTTCCGGAGTTCTCGATCTTGTCCAGCAGGCACCACTCCGGATCGACCCCCCAGCCCGTACGAGGACCAGCCGGTGGACTTCTTCACCGCGGCCATCGGCTCCGGCTCAGGTGGTCCAGATCAGCAAGGTGCCGAGGGCCCTGTCTGCGGCAAGGTCACCGAGGCACGGCCGGCATGGGGGTGGCGAACTGGTCGAGGCTCAGCTGGAGCGTGAGTCGTCAGGCAGTCGCTGATTCACCATGCTGAAGAGAATGAACTGGAGCGGATCGTCTCGTACCAGTCAGCGGAGCAGGTGCGGACTGGGCCTCTTCTCGTGCTGCGAAACTCAGTCGCGGACATCTGAAGCCGCGCCGCTCACCCTGCTCTTCGGGCACCTGACCTCCACTGCGTTTCGCGCCGAGGCCACCGGAGGGTGTGCTCGGCGAGCTGTCGGCGACTGCCATTGACCACGCCGTGCGCGATCAGCGAGAACCCAGCAGGTGAAGATCGTCCGGTTCGTAACCGTACGGGCCCGCCAAGACCGCGTGAACAGATCAACTCCAGTAAGCTGACCCCGTTTTAGGAAGTGGCAAGGCCGCGAGTCGACTGCGTGCGATGGCGGGAAGCCCCCGATGTAGCCGACGTTCGTAGTCCTCGACGGAGCTCTGATGGACCTGTTCATTCGCGTTCAGCAAGCTCCGCCCCACGATCGTTTCGGGGGGCGGAGTCGCGCGAGGGCCTGCCGGGCGACCGTCGACACATGTGGGGATCGCGGTGTTGGGGCATTGGCCGACTCGGGCGATTCACCGGGCCGCGCCGCGGCCTGGCAGTCGCTCGTCCGTGGCGGCGCTCCTCCGCCGTAGGAACGGCCCACGCACTACTGACTTGCCGATTTGTCCTTCCTGCCCGCCAGTTCTCCGGAGACCGCGCACACCCTCTGCGGGGGAGTGAACCGCTGCGCTGTTCTTCGAAGGCTCGATCGACCCCTAGGACCACCCTCCGTGACCTTGTCCTCAAAAATCGCCATTGCCTTTGGCGTCCTGTCTCTCCTCCTAGCAGTCTGGGCGCTGCTCCTGGCACGCTCGCGCCGCAATCACATACGGCAGGGCAGAGAGTTGTCCGCGGAGGCGCAGGCCGCCAATTCCCGCGTGCAGGCTGCCGAGGGCCGTACCCGGACCGAGGTGCAGAAAAGGCAGGCCGCAGAGTCGCGCACGCAGGAACTCACTACCCGCGAGGCGGAGATTCTCGACGAAGTGCGTCACCTCGTCTCCGATCGGCTCCCCGCTCTCGCACTGCATCTGATCAGCTCTCATCACCCCGTCCCCGGACTCCTGCACAAGAACCTCGCGGGGTCTGAGGCTGCCCAGCTCCTCGACGCCCTGCCCGAAGCGGTTTCTGGCATCGTTCTCAAGGAGAGGCGCCGCATCGACGCCGCTGCTCGGGCTGCTCTGCGTGGTGCGACTCAGGAGTCCCAGGCCCTCTCCTACCGGCTGCAGACGAATATCGTGGGTCTGCAGCACGAGTTCAGCGCGCCGCCGCGTCTGACGCAGAGTCTGCTTGAGTCCGACCACATCAATGAGCAGAACCTGCGCCTCACGCAGAGATCCGCCATCGTGTGCGGCGGCTGGCCGGGTCACGTCCGTAAGGACACCTACGTGAGCGAGGTCGTCAGTGGCGCCTCCTCACGACTGCGCGGGTTCGACCGCATCAACATCGTTTCGCGGCTGGGCCTTTCCAACATCGGCGTGGTCGGGCGTGCTGCCGAGCCAGTTGCTGTGGTCTGCGCCGAGCTGATGGCGAACGCGCTGGAGCACTCCCGTGACGACCTCATGGTGGACGTCGGGTTGATCCAGACCGGCAACGGCAGTGTCTGCATCACGATCGACGACGCCGGCAAGGGCATGACCGCAGAAGCGCTCGCCCGCGGTCGAAGTCTGATATCGGGTGAACAGCAGGAGGTGATGCTCCTCGAACTCGGCGATCCGCCGTCCATGGGCTTCGCCGCCATCGGCCGTCTCGTCGCCGACTACGGCCTCCATGTCTCCATCGACACTTCCTCTCCCTATGGCGGGGTGCGCGCTGTGGTGTCCGTTCCCGAGAACTTGTTGACCTCGATCGACGAAAACGCCACACCTCCGTCGGTCATGGCTCCCCAACCTGCCGTGGCGCCGCAGGCCCACAAGCGGCCCGCCGCTGCCGACTCGCCCGCACACGCGCCCGCGCCGACCGCCGCGTCCGCGCTACCGCAGCGCCGCCGCCGTTTCTCAGCGACAGCCACCAATGACGAGACCGCCGCAGCGCCCCGTCCCCTGAACCCGGAAGACACCGGTGCCATGTGGAGCGATTTCCAAAGTGGCCTCACCGGCGACCGGTCCGTCACCGATTCGGAGTCAACACTGTGACCATGCCTGAAACCCACGAAGAGACCGGCCCGTCCGCCTGGGTCCTGAAGCCCATCACCGAAATCCGTGGTGTCCGGCACGCCCTGACGATGACTCTCGACGGGATGGTCCAGGCCATCTCCGAGGATCTCACCAAGGACGAGGCAGACGGCATCGGTGCGATGACTGCCGCGCTGCACTCCGCCTCCCGCGCCGCCACCAACGCCGTTCTGGGAGTCCCTCGAAGCACTCCGCTCAAGACCGTCACCTCGCACAACGACCGGGGCATCTACATGGTCATGCCGGTCGGAGAAGGAACCAACACCCTGATCGCGGCAGCGGGCGACGAGGACATGCCCATGGGAGTGGTCGCGGCCACCATGGCCCGCCAGGCAATGAAGCTCGGGGAACAGATAATGTCCGTTCCCGCTCGTACCAACGACGGGGCGTCATGAGCCGCGGCCAGGAACAGCGACGGCTGCTGCCGGCCTACCTCGCCACCGGGACCAACCCCGGCGCCGGCCTTTCGGGCACCCTCGATTCGCTGGCCGCTCTGCGTGCCAGCGGTCTGCCCCTCGCGAGGTACCACACAGCGGTGCACCAGCGCGTGATCGAGCTCCTTACCGACGGGTCTCTCAGCGTTGTCGAACTGGCCGGCTATCTCGGCCTCCCGGTCAGCGTGACTCTGGTGCTTGCCGAACAACTTGTCAGTGACGGTCAGTTAAAGGCCACCGTCCCGATTCCGGACGCCCTGCGTGCGTCGAACGATGGCCGACCGTCGAAAGAAGTCCTGGAAGAGGTTCTGAGTGGACTCCACGCTCTCCTTGCCGCCTAGCTCGCCTCCTGTCTACCTGCCCGAGGGAGAACACCGAAGGATCAAGATCCTCGTTGCCGGGCCGCTCGGCATCGGCAAGACGACCGTGGTCAAGTCGCTGTCGCAGATTCCGACACTGCACACCGACGAAGTCATGACGGACGCGGCGGTCGCCACCGATGACCTCAGCCACGATGTCCTGCGTGACAAGACCACCACCACGGTCGCCATCGACTTCGGCCGTCTGACGCTGCCCGGCGACAAGATCGTTCTGTACCTGTACGGAACTCCGGGGCAGCGCCGCTTCCTTCCGCTGTGGGAAGGCATCGCGTTCGGAGCGCTCGGTGCCCTCGTCCTGGTCGACACCCGGCGACTCAAGGACTCCTGGGAAGTGATGGAACTCATCGAGGAGCGCGGTTTGCCGTACGCCGTCGCTGTCAATGTCTTCCCTGACTCACCCAAGTACGACTTGGCGCTCATCCGCTCGAAGCTCGACCTCGCCCCGGAGACACCACTGGTCACCTGTGACGCACGAGAGAAGAACAGCGGCCTGCACGCCCTCGCCCAACTGACCGCCCATTCCATATCCGTTGCCGGAGTCAAAGCCTCGTGACGCTCACACCAGCCGAAGCCCCCGTGTCCCTGCACGGGGCCGAACACGCCGCGAACCCGCAGCGCAGCTATGAACTGCTGCGCAGGCAGGGACCGGTCGGCGTAGCCGAGGTGGCCCCCGGTGTCGTGGTCAACCTGGTCACCGACTACCGAGCCGCGCTCGACCTCCTCCAGGACACCGATACGTGGACCAAGGACACCCGGGGCTGGCTGCCACAGGTGCCGGAGGACAGCCCGATCCGGCCCCTGGTGGAGTGGCGGCCGAGTCTGTTCTTCGCCGACGGCGAGGCACACGCACACCTGCGACGTGTGATCACGGACAGCTTCAGTCTCCTGGATCCCCATGATGTGCGTGCCCTGACATTCCGCTTCGCCGACACGCTGCTCCGGGAATTCGCCGATTCCGGGACTGTCGACCTCGTCGGCCAGTACGCGCAGCAGCTACCCCTGATGGTCTTCAACGCTCTGTTCGGCATGCCGGACGAGGACGGCCCGCGGCTCGTGTGGGCGCTCGGGGCGATGATGGACAGCGATCCGGAGAGACAGGCACTGGGCGGGCAGGCGTTCGGCGCCTACCTGGAGAACCTCTACGGGACCAAGGCGGCACAGCGCGGCCACGATCTGACCTCCTGGTTCATCGATCATCCCAACGGGCTGAGCCAGGAAGAGGCCGTCAACCAGATCCTTATCACCCTCGGGGCCGGGAACGAGCCACTGTGCAACCTCATCGCCAACACGCTCGTCCGCTTGCTCAGTGACGACCGCTACTTCGGCACCCTGACCACCGGGAGCCTGCCCATCCAGCACGCCATCGACGATGCGCTCTGGCACGACGCGCCGCTGGCCAACTACAGCGTCCACTTCCCCAAGAAGGACGTGACCTTCCACGGCGCTCGCATCCCTGCGGGCTCGCCCGTCATGGTGTCGTACGCCGCCGCCAACAGCTGCCCCCACTCGGGCATCCCGACGGACGGCTACCGCTCCGGGAACAAGGCCCACCTGGCCTTCGCCGCAGGACCCCATACATGTCCTGCCCGTGACGTCGCCACACTCATCGCCACCGCCGCCATCGAGAGGCTCCTCACCTACCTGCCGGACATCGAACTGGACGTTCCCGCCGACAGGCTGACCTACCGCCCTGGGGCTGTTCACCGGACGCTCACCGCGCTCCCGGCCCGATTCACCCCGTTGACCCCCGACGCCAACGGGGCCACCCCCTGGAGCCGGAGCCCTTCCTGCCCCGAGCGGGACACCTCATTCTCCCCGACATCAGGCGGCACTCAGGCGTAGAAGCCGTATCACCTGCCGTCGATCGTCACGTAGCGGTGGTGCCGTCCGGGAGCCGGCCGGCACCACCGCTACAACCCCAGGGAGGAGACGCGGGTCCGTCGACCCGTCCTCTGCAAGAACGGAACCGCGACGACGGTTCCCGAACGAAAGAGGATCAATTGCCGGTGACACAAACCCTTCCCACGGGACCGCCCGACCTCTCTTCCCTGCGACAGAAGGTGGGCGCGGCTCTGACCGGATTCCTTGACACCAAGGAACGTGCCGCGCCAGGAATCGAGCTGCTCTACCTGACCTCCACCCTGCGCGGACTCCTGACCGGTGGAAAGCGACTTCGGTCCCTGCTGTGCCTGTACGGATGGCAGGCCGCCGGAGCAACAGGGGACATGACTGCCGCCGTTCGCGCTGCCGCCAGCCTCGAACTCTTCCAGGTGTTCGCCCTGGTACACGACGACGTGATGGACGACAGCGATATCCGCCGTGGCCGTCCGTCCGCCCACCGTGCACTGGCCACCGCGTATACCGACAGCGGCGGCCCGGGCAGCAGGGCCGAGGCGCACGGTCTGGGCGCGGCCGTCCTTCTCGGCGACCTGGCCCTGGTGTGGTCCGATGAACTCCTCCGAACAGCGGACCTCAGCCCGGGTCGGCTGGCGCAGGTGCTGCCCCTGGTGGCCGAAATGCGGAGCGAGGTCATGTACGGCCAGCTCTTGGACCTGCAGACCACCGGCCGCCTTACCGGTGATGTGGATACAGCACTGCATGTTATTCGATACAAGACGGCTAAATACACCATAGAACGGCCTCTGCACATAGGGGCGGCAGCGGCCGGAGCGACCCAGCCCGTTCTCGATGCTTGCACCGGTTTCGGCATACCACTGGGCGAAGCGTTTCAGCTGCGGGACGACCTGCTCGGGGTCTTCGGCGATCCTGCCAGAACAGGCAAACCGGTGCTGGACGATCTGCGCGAGGGCAAGGCCACCGTCCTGATGGCGCTCGCGGTCCAGCGAGCCTCCAAGGCCGAGCTGAAGACACTGCGCGAGCTCGTCGGGCGAAGCGACCTCAACGAGGAACACGCAGCCGCCGTCCGCACGATCCTGGACTCCACCGGCGCCCGGCAGACCGTGGAGGAAATGATCGCCACACGACGGGCCGCCGCCCTCGCCGCCCTGGACGACGCCCCCTTCCCAGAGGATGCCACGGCCTCCCTGCGCCGGCTCGCCCTGGATGCGACGGCCAGACAGACATAAGGCGTTGCCGCACACCTGCCAGCCAGAACCCCCGAAGAGGAAGTCGCCCCATGAGCATCAGCACGCCCATCGGCACGTCCTACGCCGAACGAGCCACCAGCCTGGTAGTCAGGGTGGACCAGGACAGCTGGGGAAGCGTCAGTCCCTCCCTGTACGAGACGGCCCGTGTCCTCTCGGCGGCGCCGTGGCTGCCCGAGGAGCCACGGCGGATCACGTACCTGCTGGAACAGCAGGCGTCCGACGGAAGTTGGGGGGAGGGACCGCTGCCCTACCGGCTGCTGCCGACACTCAGTGGGGTGGAGGCCGCACTGGCTGTCCTGCGAAGGGGCACCGCGTCCGCAGAGGTCACCGGCCGGCTCACGGCCGCGGTGAACAGAGGCCTCGACGCACTGCGATCACTGCCGTCGGCGGGCCCGAGGCCGGACACGGCTGCAGCGGAAATACTCGTACCCAGCCTGGTTGCCAAGATCAACGAGAAGCTGGACTCCCTGATCACCGGCGGTGACATACCCGGTTTCGGTGGCCCCCAGCTGCCGGTTCCGGGGGGCTTCAACGCGTCGGCACCTGCTTCCGTGGCCAGGCGGTACGAGTCGGCGGGCAGCCTGCCCGTCAAGTTTCACCACACGTTCGAGGGCGTGGACAGCTACATATCACCGTCTCTCGTCCCTGACGTCGACGGCCTGCTGGGCAGCTCGCCGGCCGCCACCGCGGCACGGGCAGCGCGGTTCCCCGC
This genomic interval from Streptomyces sp. NBC_00376 contains the following:
- a CDS encoding bifunctional phosphatase PAP2/diacylglycerol kinase family protein codes for the protein MSIASSSISLPFSASCSVSLAVPARLRGLLHSRDLALFRSVAGRRWPVADQVLPRLSRSADHGLLWFGAAAGMAALGSSARARRAALRGVASLAVASAAINTVGKRAVRRERPMLDLVPVVRQLKRQPFTTSFPSGHAASAAAFATGVALESKGWGAVVAPVAVAVAASRVYTGVHYPGDVLAGVALGIGAAFALRGVVPTRGQLPAPGRPPAAAPQLPAGKDLVVVVNQESGTATATASLVREALPLAEVVECAPGELSGALAEAAGRGRALGVCGGDGTVNLAASVAATHGMPLAVFPGGTLNHFAYDLGIETVHDTAAALTSGGAVRVDLGRFRPGAEGPGGADGYFLNAFSLGVYPELVRTRERWAPRIGGWPAGVLAAFEVLRGRHPLAAELDGKRRPLWLLFVGNGLFQRVGPAPGRRHNLADGLLDVRAVHGGRTPGLRLLAAAVAGPLTRSPVHAAVRRHRVRIAGLAPGTPYAYDGEVAYSGTELKIDKLTEALTVYCPMPL
- a CDS encoding ATP-binding protein, which codes for MTLSSKIAIAFGVLSLLLAVWALLLARSRRNHIRQGRELSAEAQAANSRVQAAEGRTRTEVQKRQAAESRTQELTTREAEILDEVRHLVSDRLPALALHLISSHHPVPGLLHKNLAGSEAAQLLDALPEAVSGIVLKERRRIDAAARAALRGATQESQALSYRLQTNIVGLQHEFSAPPRLTQSLLESDHINEQNLRLTQRSAIVCGGWPGHVRKDTYVSEVVSGASSRLRGFDRINIVSRLGLSNIGVVGRAAEPVAVVCAELMANALEHSRDDLMVDVGLIQTGNGSVCITIDDAGKGMTAEALARGRSLISGEQQEVMLLELGDPPSMGFAAIGRLVADYGLHVSIDTSSPYGGVRAVVSVPENLLTSIDENATPPSVMAPQPAVAPQAHKRPAAADSPAHAPAPTAASALPQRRRRFSATATNDETAAAPRPLNPEDTGAMWSDFQSGLTGDRSVTDSESTL
- a CDS encoding roadblock/LC7 domain-containing protein; its protein translation is MPETHEETGPSAWVLKPITEIRGVRHALTMTLDGMVQAISEDLTKDEADGIGAMTAALHSASRAATNAVLGVPRSTPLKTVTSHNDRGIYMVMPVGEGTNTLIAAAGDEDMPMGVVAATMARQAMKLGEQIMSVPARTNDGAS
- a CDS encoding DUF742 domain-containing protein — translated: MSRGQEQRRLLPAYLATGTNPGAGLSGTLDSLAALRASGLPLARYHTAVHQRVIELLTDGSLSVVELAGYLGLPVSVTLVLAEQLVSDGQLKATVPIPDALRASNDGRPSKEVLEEVLSGLHALLAA
- a CDS encoding GTP-binding protein produces the protein MDSTLSLPPSSPPVYLPEGEHRRIKILVAGPLGIGKTTVVKSLSQIPTLHTDEVMTDAAVATDDLSHDVLRDKTTTTVAIDFGRLTLPGDKIVLYLYGTPGQRRFLPLWEGIAFGALGALVLVDTRRLKDSWEVMELIEERGLPYAVAVNVFPDSPKYDLALIRSKLDLAPETPLVTCDAREKNSGLHALAQLTAHSISVAGVKAS
- a CDS encoding cytochrome P450; its protein translation is MTLTPAEAPVSLHGAEHAANPQRSYELLRRQGPVGVAEVAPGVVVNLVTDYRAALDLLQDTDTWTKDTRGWLPQVPEDSPIRPLVEWRPSLFFADGEAHAHLRRVITDSFSLLDPHDVRALTFRFADTLLREFADSGTVDLVGQYAQQLPLMVFNALFGMPDEDGPRLVWALGAMMDSDPERQALGGQAFGAYLENLYGTKAAQRGHDLTSWFIDHPNGLSQEEAVNQILITLGAGNEPLCNLIANTLVRLLSDDRYFGTLTTGSLPIQHAIDDALWHDAPLANYSVHFPKKDVTFHGARIPAGSPVMVSYAAANSCPHSGIPTDGYRSGNKAHLAFAAGPHTCPARDVATLIATAAIERLLTYLPDIELDVPADRLTYRPGAVHRTLTALPARFTPLTPDANGATPWSRSPSCPERDTSFSPTSGGTQA
- a CDS encoding polyprenyl synthetase family protein; this encodes MTQTLPTGPPDLSSLRQKVGAALTGFLDTKERAAPGIELLYLTSTLRGLLTGGKRLRSLLCLYGWQAAGATGDMTAAVRAAASLELFQVFALVHDDVMDDSDIRRGRPSAHRALATAYTDSGGPGSRAEAHGLGAAVLLGDLALVWSDELLRTADLSPGRLAQVLPLVAEMRSEVMYGQLLDLQTTGRLTGDVDTALHVIRYKTAKYTIERPLHIGAAAAGATQPVLDACTGFGIPLGEAFQLRDDLLGVFGDPARTGKPVLDDLREGKATVLMALAVQRASKAELKTLRELVGRSDLNEEHAAAVRTILDSTGARQTVEEMIATRRAAALAALDDAPFPEDATASLRRLALDATARQT